The Verrucomicrobiota bacterium DNA window CACTTCGGCGTCGCCCTTCGTGGCAAGCGTGGCTTCCCGTGAGAGGTGGGATGGCTTCTTCACCCGCACGACCACGGTTTTCCCCGGCGACTTGACCTGGAGTTGATCCGCCAGCGTCTGGCTCAACACGATGGAATCCGCCGGGATACCCGTGACGCCAGGTGTTTGCAGTGCGAGCTTCCAGAAGGCCGGATCCACCCCCAGCACCTGCACGTGGTTGGCCCGCACCGGACCATCGGGCGTGCTGGCGGTACCGGGGAGTTGGAGCACCGCAGCGGTGTCCATGAATAAGTCGGTCTTCAGGGCGCGATCCAATCCCTCACGGAAAAACCGATCGCCACTTTGCAGCGCGAACTCCACGCGCCCCAGCCGCAGCAATCCCATCCGGACCAGACTTTCCCGCACCGAGTCCCCGACGATCAACGCGCCAGTCAGCGCGGCAGCGGCGACGATTGATCCCAGCACCACCCCCAGATGGGAGCGCGCGTGATAGACCAAACTGCGCCAGATGAGGAGCCAATGCGTCATGGCCGGTTCACTGTAACTTGCCGTCCTTCAATTCCAACACCCGGCCCATCATGCGGGCAAGGGCCGGGGCATGCGTGACCATGATCAGCGTCACGCCATCCTCCCGATTCAGGTCCGCCAACAGTTTGACCAGTGACGTGGCATTGGCCCGGTCCAGTGCGCCGGTCGGTTCATCGGCCAGGATCAGCCCCGGCTGATTGATCAAAGCCCGGGCGACCGCCACCCGCTGGCGTTCGCCGCCGGAAAGTTGGCCGGGCCGGTGCTGCAGCCGTTCGGATAAGCCCACCCGCTGCAATATTTTCTCCGCCCGCGACTGGATTGTCTTGGCATCCGGCTTCACCCGCAGCGCCAGCGTAGGCACCAGGACATTCTCCCAGACACTGCAATGCGGCAGCAGATGATGTGATTGAAAAATGAAACCGATCTTTTCGCTGCGGAGCGCCGCCAGGTCCAGGTCGTTCAACGCCGCCAGGTTTTGCCCGGCCAGCCAGACTTCACCGGCATCCGGGCGATCCAGCGTGCCCATCAGGTTCAACAGCGTGCTTTTACCGGACCCGGACGGGCCGATGATCGCCAGCGATTCCCCCTGGCGCACCTCCAGATCAACGCCGTTCAGCACCGGCAGCACCGGCGCGCCCTCCGCCACCGCGAACTGTTTCTTGACCCCGGCCAATTTCAGCATGGATGCGGGTGCAGGCATAGGCTATTTCGCCTTCACAATGGCCACCGGTTCGGCGGTCAGGAACTCATCAATGTCATTGGCGGCACGCGTGCCTTCCGCTACCGCCTGCACCACCGTGGTGCCGCCGTTGACCACATCGCCGGCGGCAAAGACGCCCGACCGTGAGGTTTCCAGCCGGTCGGCTTTAGTCCAGATCAACCCCTGATCCGTAAAGCGAATGCCCGGCAAAGCCTCCCGCACTCCCTCGCCCAGCCTTTGGCCGAAGGCCTCGATGATTAAATCTGCCGGCAGCACGTGTTCCGATCCAGGAATGGGTTCCGGACTGCGGCGTCCTTTCGCATCCACGACGCCCAATTTGGTGCGGATCACTTTGATGCCGGTAAGACGGCCTTCCGCGTTGAGCAGGTACTCAACCGGTGCCGTCAAGGTCACCATGTGTACGCCGGCGTTGATGGCCTCGTCGCGTTCATTGGGCCAGGCAGGCATTTCGGCAAAGGAGCGCCGATAAATCATAGAGACATCCTCCGCGCCGGCTTTGCGGGCGGAAACGGCGGCGTCAATCGCGGTATTGCCGCCGCCCAATACGAGGATGGTACCCGTGACCTTGCCGCCGCGCTTGATGCGCGCCAGAAATTCCATCGCGCCTTCCACTCCCAAGCGAGGACGTTGCCCGCGAATGCCAGTGGCGGAAGCGCTCAAACCCGTGGCCAACAACACGGCGTCAAAACCCTCGGCCTGAAGTTGGTCCAGGGTGTGCCCGGCATGCAGGTTGATTTGACACACCTGGATCAGGCCGTCATACGAAGACAACACATCGTGAACCTCCCGTTGCAAAATGCTTTCCGGCAGCCGTTCTTTCGGGATCACGCTATCCACCGCGCCACCTTTGGAAGACGCTTTCTCAAAGATCGTCACGGCATGACCATAGGAGGCCAGGCGCGCTGCCGCTGCCACACCGGCGGGCCCGGCGCCAATGATTGCTACCCGCTTGCCGCTGGGCTTGGCCGTCGTATGCCGTTCAGCAACCCAGCCTTCTTCAACCGCTTTGCGGCCCACCCAGCGTTGCAGGTGCCGGATCGGCACCGTGTGCGAGTAATGCTCGTTGATGCACCGGCCTTCGCATAACGCCTCGGAGGGGCACACGTAGCCGCACACCGCCGCCAACACATTGGCTTCGCGCAAGGTCTCATACGCCTCGCGGAACCGTTTCTGGGTGATTTCAAGAATGAACTTGGGAATATTAACCCGCGCCGGGCAGCCGCCCATGCAGGATGGATCGTTGCATTGGCGGCAGGTGCTGGCCATCTGGAGGATGGTGTCCATGGCCTCCGCCCGCCCGGTTTTATAAATCGGTTCATAGATGGCGGCATCACGCGGCACGCACCCGGTGCGGCCACCGTCACGCATGATTTGGGTGCAGGCGGAACAGGCCACGCAGACCTTTTCCGGATCCATTTGCCCTTTCTCCATCAGGTCGGCGGCAAAATCCGGGTACGCAAACGACATGCGGCCCAGACCGACGAGCGACACATGGCCCTTGTTGACATTGGCCGCCCCAAGGTGGGGAAAGAATTGACGCAGCCAGGAATAGCCGCCGCCGATGACCGCCATCTCCGGATGCGCCTGCTGCAGCTCCTTCACGATGTTCATGAATCGGTTCACGCCGCGCAGCGGGGATTCCGGCGGCATGGGTGCCCCCAGGATGGGCAGGTCAAAGGGCCGGTTCACGTAGGGATTGAAATACGGATTCCCGATCGTGATGTTGATCAGCGGCGCGCCTTGCTCCTTGAAGAAGCCCACCAGCTCTTTGGCTTCCGTCAGGTCGGCCTTCGTGGCGTCCTTGCGGTCCATACCGAAACCATACGGGTAGGCCATGCTGTCGTGCGCGTTCATGCGTGTGGACACCAGCAGACCGGGCACCGCCGCCTTCACCTTCTTCACCACGTTGCGCAGGAAGCGGCTGCGGTTCGCGAAATCTTCGCCGCCGTACTTGCTGTTTTCCCGGGTATAGGAGGCCAGCAGTTCGGAAATCAAATACCGATGGCACGCCTTGATGTCCACGCCGTCAAAGCCCGCCTGCTTGGCCAGCTTTGCGGCGGACACATAGACGTCCTCC harbors:
- a CDS encoding ABC transporter ATP-binding protein; the encoded protein is MPAPASMLKLAGVKKQFAVAEGAPVLPVLNGVDLEVRQGESLAIIGPSGSGKSTLLNLMGTLDRPDAGEVWLAGQNLAALNDLDLAALRSEKIGFIFQSHHLLPHCSVWENVLVPTLALRVKPDAKTIQSRAEKILQRVGLSERLQHRPGQLSGGERQRVAVARALINQPGLILADEPTGALDRANATSLVKLLADLNREDGVTLIMVTHAPALARMMGRVLELKDGKLQ
- a CDS encoding FAD-dependent oxidoreductase, encoding MSEQETFHYHTLDEIRQRVAELKLDLEFSEDLTPLLKPVTIGGFKLPNRFVVLPMEGCDGNADGSPDELTIRRYHRFASGGAGLLWVEATAIVQECRANPRQIWLHAGTVDAFARMVDLCHKSARERFGPAHRPLLLLQLTHSGRYSKPGRAPAPIIAHHSKYLDATHQLPPDYPLITDDELERLEDVYVSAAKLAKQAGFDGVDIKACHRYLISELLASYTRENSKYGGEDFANRSRFLRNVVKKVKAAVPGLLVSTRMNAHDSMAYPYGFGMDRKDATKADLTEAKELVGFFKEQGAPLINITIGNPYFNPYVNRPFDLPILGAPMPPESPLRGVNRFMNIVKELQQAHPEMAVIGGGYSWLRQFFPHLGAANVNKGHVSLVGLGRMSFAYPDFAADLMEKGQMDPEKVCVACSACTQIMRDGGRTGCVPRDAAIYEPIYKTGRAEAMDTILQMASTCRQCNDPSCMGGCPARVNIPKFILEITQKRFREAYETLREANVLAAVCGYVCPSEALCEGRCINEHYSHTVPIRHLQRWVGRKAVEEGWVAERHTTAKPSGKRVAIIGAGPAGVAAAARLASYGHAVTIFEKASSKGGAVDSVIPKERLPESILQREVHDVLSSYDGLIQVCQINLHAGHTLDQLQAEGFDAVLLATGLSASATGIRGQRPRLGVEGAMEFLARIKRGGKVTGTILVLGGGNTAIDAAVSARKAGAEDVSMIYRRSFAEMPAWPNERDEAINAGVHMVTLTAPVEYLLNAEGRLTGIKVIRTKLGVVDAKGRRSPEPIPGSEHVLPADLIIEAFGQRLGEGVREALPGIRFTDQGLIWTKADRLETSRSGVFAAGDVVNGGTTVVQAVAEGTRAANDIDEFLTAEPVAIVKAK